The Branchiostoma floridae strain S238N-H82 chromosome 1, Bfl_VNyyK, whole genome shotgun sequence sequence TGGATATCACAAACCTGCTGCAGGTTGAAACGTCTCCGATAGTTCACAAAGAAGTTCTTGCACTGGCTGACAGTCTTATTGCCCACGACCTCTGCAATGGCCTGGAAGTCCTTCCCGTACTTCCGCACTCCTTGGTtcacaaaaaaagataactttAGCTTGGAGACAGGTGGACAAGAGCAAGTTGTATTCACTCTCAATTATGTCAGTTGGGTAATATGGTGCAAATTTACTACAGTACACATTTGTCCTAATTTTTTGCCATCATCACAGCAAGTTGTGCTCAAGCATTTGACTTAACTTTAATAATTTCCTATTAGACATACCAGTTTTGTCTGTCAAGATAGAATATATTCATGATATTTTTATCCATCATAACCAACAAGATTCCATCAGATGACATAGTGTCAGGTGTTGGGGAAAATGCTGAACATgatgaatttttatttattaataATTTGTCTAGTATTATGTACCTTGAACAGCTAGTAATAGCTCCTGGTTTGTCCACTGAGCCTTGATTCGTTGATTGCTCTGGGAACAAAGTAAAGGAAAAAAGATAAGAATACAAACCTACAATTCAATACGATTTAACATTCTCCATAATGGTAAATCATTTTGACACAAAGGCTGTACAAACAGTAGTGATACAAGGGCTGGCAGTAAGGAGAAGGTTAGAAAAGCAGATACAATCTTGGCTTTTGGGCAATAATGTCGGAGTCACATTTATGTTATTTCCAATCATGTTCATCCTTGATTCTTGTCCAGAATTTTCTGCGCGGCTATGAGAACCAACCATTGACAAGGATCCACAGCAAACTTTTTCATCTCAAGGCGACTAAATTTTGCAAAACACATAGTGATTACATGACTGCTTTAAGAATGCCCTTAATTTGCTATCCTTAACTGCTCATACTATGACTGAAACCCATTATCCACATTGCAAAATTAAAGTGCAACAAAGAATATTCTCCATGAATGCAAAGAAATAAGCTTCCAAAAGTTTTTGAGACAGAGATACAAAATTATCATGATTTATTTGGAAGGCTGTGTACTAACCTCTGGTGGGCGGAACTCATCGATGCTACCTGTTGTAAATTTCAGCTGGCTGGACATGCTGAGCTGTTGTTTATTCTGTTGGACCTAGAATCACAAACATCAAGACAACTTGTAACATTTGTTTCAGGCCtcatcagtctttcttcaaaaCTCAGGATCTTATATATCATATCCTTTTGCACAAATGGTATTGGCAAGTTGGATTTGCCTACTGATCTGCATACTGGGAACTGGTAATGTGAAAATTGATTTGACACAGGTCCAAAATACCAGATTATGACATAATGTATATACTGATATAAATTTACACCAGGTATATGCTTATTTTGAGACTAATGATGCAGAAAGCCAAAATCTAGCACTGGAAATTTAGACTTGAAATCAGAGACACCTTTGAAATCAAAATACTTCAGTTTTCATCTCCTAAATTCAAACATGACCAAAGTGACACCTGGGAATAGCAAAACTTCTACACAATAAATATTTCAGGTGGGGAGTTTTGTTATTTCGGGTACAATACAGGTAAACCCATGTACTGGGACTGGTACGTTGAGGTACGCTGTCCTAGTTACAGGTTTCATTTTTCAACTAACACGTTCTGACAAAATATCACAGTAACCCACATAGTCTTTCTCTGGTAGTTTTACCATTCCCTCATTCATTCCTCCGTTCTCTCATTCACTTGCTCCTTCCCATTCTTACCTGTCTCTTGGAGGAGACCAGTTCAGTGTCCAGCTGTCTGAGAAGTGCCTCTGCGGCCGTGGGCGAGGCTGAGATGGCCAGAAGGTCCTCCTGGTTCATGTACATACCCCGCGGGGCCTTCCTGCGCCCACGCAGGGGCATGTGGCGACTCGTCTTCATGGACATCTCGCTCTTCATCGGCCCTCCTGCACGCATCACTCCTGTTCTCCTAGAGAAGCAAGAGAACGGAGCACTACATTACCACCAGCTTCGCTCTATTGAAGACAGTTCTGCCCCTATTGTGTTGCCGAAATGCTACTTTAGTCTAACAAAAAGAAAGGTAGCTTTAAACGCTATCAATAcgagatacaaaaaaaatgtgtacaCGTGAAATCAAATGCACCCTGTCTGCATCTTCCAATGGTGAGGGAACATACCCCTGTGCAGTGTTTTTGCGTATACTACATTTACCAATGATAAGAATTCCACTTACATTCCGTAATTGGGTGTTCTCTGAACCACTTGAGTTCTAATACAGATGTACAAAGTACAGAATGCAAGTGCAAGGTCAAGTCAAATTCATAGTGCATCTCAAAGGTGTGAGACGCCATGTTTATATTTCCAGCCTTGGGTGTCATGTCGTCGACTTGACAACATTACTGTATAGAGTTTGGTTAGACATGAAGAAGTACATATTCAGATGGATACTAATCTAAAGCAATGTAATCCGATTTGATCCAACCTGATCTGATCACGGCACAAGCAATGAAGCTCAAGGTGATTACACGTTGCAGCCAGGTGATACAGTTCAAATGTAGATCGTCAAAACATGTACAGAACTGCTGTACATTGCGACAATGTCAGTGTAGGAATTACACATATACCTATATGTTAGTATacataaaaacacaaacacagacattgATTACAATGCTATACTTGTTTCTAACACTAAGTAACGAATATTGGCAGCCTGCAATTTCAGCAACTCAAGTTCCAACTCAAGACTAATAGAAGGGTTTtcaaaagaagaagacacaGCCGAACAAGCAattctttcagtttcagtttatgtGTCGCAAAGGTCGGGTGTAAAACCACTTTATCAATACTTGATATGTCTTTCTTGACACCTCAGGGTGGAGGCGTTGCCTTATCATGTCGTATGTAGGAACTGGGGCTGTTGCAGGCTGCCGAGTGATTTTCACCTGGATGGAAGAAAGCCTCCATACCTCCAGTACTGGTAACACGAGTTACAGACAGAGCCTTTAGGGGTGGAGTGGAGGTGGGAGCTGGTGGTCTGGCAGTTGGCACATGCACCACTCTCCTTCCCATTGTTCTGTGGAGGAAAACAATGCCTGCTTGTACTCAGAACAGTATGTCATGCccttgaagagattcattagtcaagTATGTTTACAGTTAATAcagtttttcatcaatcagtgactgttattaaaggtaagcaaacgtacctccaaattttcgatggctatccagtccatcttgctcacggagtgacctagttcttNNNNNNNNNNNNNNNNNNNNNNNNNNNNNNNNNNNNNNNNNNNNNNNNNNNNNNNNNNNNNNNNNNNNNNNNNNNNNNNNNNNNNNNNNNNNNNNNNNNNNNNNNNNNNNNNNNNNNNNNNNNNNNNNNNNNNNNNNNNNNNNNNNNNNNNNNNNNNNNNNNNNNNNNNNNNNNNNNNNNNNNNNNNNNNNNNNNNNNNNNNNNNNNNNNNNNNNNNNNNNNNNNNNNNNNNNNNNNNNNNNNNNNNNNNNNNNNNNNNNNNNNNNNNNNNNNNNNNNNNNNNNNNNNNNNNNNNNNNNNNNNNNNNNNNNNNNNNNNNNNNNNNNNNNNNNNNNNNNNNNNNNNNNNNNNNNNNNNNNNNNNNNNNNNNNNNNNNNNNNNNNNNNNNNNNNNNNNNNNNNNNNNNNNNNNNNNNNNNNNNNNNNNNNNNNNNNNNNNNNNNNNNNNNNNNNNNNNNNNNNNNNNNNNNNNNNNNNNNNNNNNNNNNNNNNNNNNNNNNNNNNNNNNNNNNNNNNNNNNNNNNNNNNNNNNNNNNNNNNNNNNNNNNNNNNNNNNNNNNNNNNNNNNNNNNNNNNNNNNNNNNNNNNNNNNNNNNNNNNNNNNNNNNNNNNNNNNNNNNNNNNNNNNNNNNNNNNNNNNNNNNNNNNNNNNNNNNNNNNNNNNNNNNNNNNNNNNNNNNNNNNNNNNNNNNNNNNNNNNNNNNNNNNNNNNNNNNNNNNNNNNNNNNNNNNNNNNNNNNNNNNNNNNNNNGTTAACCTTACTCCGGAAGGAGGCAGGGTGGGGGGCACGATCCACGtaagtcttgacctagttcttgCAACTCTCGCAAGAACTAGGTCACTctgtgagcaagatggactggatagccatcgaaaatttggaggtacgtttgcttacctttaataacagtcactgattgatgaaaaactaTATTAACAGTGTGATGCAGATGCACTTGTTATTATTGTAAACCCAGGAGGAGTGACTGTTTCCCTCCATAATTATCATTATGCGCACAgcagaaataaaaatgaaatcaaattttttaaaagattatCATTGACCTGAATAGCATTTTATGCATAcgtgtgtacatacatgtagcggATGCTCTTAAAATACTTTCAAGTTGATTtctttaacccttgtcctgctggcaatTTTTTACCCATATACCCTCCCTGTGCTGGGCATTTTTGACTCTCTTCAAAGTATGGGAAATGCTTTTACTTTGCTATTTTTTAGTTACTTTGCATTTAAGTAACCCTATAATGTTACACATCAATAGAAAGCTGAGAGTCTCTACTTTTTAGTAATGTCTTGAAAGTTTGACCCTGAGTCATAAAAATGATATGCAAGggtaataaatcaataaaacaagttaTTTTCATAAACTTTTGTATTAATAATACCTGAATTTCATAAATAATCTTAGTATCAACACTACAACATTCCTATGACATATTGACAACATCAGAGCCACATATGCAGCAAAAAAATTTACCCAGGTATCACTGCAGGTGAGTTTATGGCTAGGTATTGTCCTGGGTGCTGAAAAGGCTGTTCAATAGAATAATGTAACATATGATCAGGCGGGCGAATGTCACTAATTATTTGCCACATCAAGGTACTTAATGACCTCCACAAAAGTAACTAAGGTCGAATTTGCAGCTTAACAGACTGTCCTAATTCGTTTCCTGTTGCGTGGGGGGGTAATTTTCCATAAAAATggtaaagttcacgtttatgtCTTCTTTTCTCATGTTCGTCAGCATTTCTTCACCATTCTTGCCCAAAATTGGATGTTCTGCCTCAGAATCAGTGGGGAAAGGCTCCTAATGCACTTGTTACCAagttaactttgacattttagcgCCTAAACTAAGAATTTATGCCCCAAAAcacgaaaaaaacatgaaaaaacatatctgcagacgacagtcggccatcttggctcattaacataatttatgcacgcAAAGAGCTCTGGGATTGATTGCGCAACCAGGatattgacccttgaccccattCATGCAGCCCCCATCTTCTTCCCAGCTGTTCCTGGTTACCACACAGAAGCCACAAAGGTTCCTGTGGGGAATACCCCCAGCCGGTTATATAACCGGACCCGCACACAGGCACAGCATGTGCATCCAGTTATATAACCGGGCccgcaggacaagggttaatatATCTGTTAGTCATGTTCCACACCCATGGCAATAAGGTCATTAGTGACAAAGCAAAACACATGTCCCTTTAATGAGTAACCAAACTGTTCTAAACAATATTCCAAAGTGCAAAACTCACTGAGCAAAACAGCAACTTGTAAGTGTAACAATTGTCAATATTTCTTTAAGCAAAAGAATCAACATTCTAGTATTCAAAGTCAAGGACAGAACAAGTGCTTCAGCTGAAAATGGCGATGCTCTGGCCCGGAACAAAAACATGGACCTTAGTTTTGTTATTTCTCATCAACACTCGTCATGTCACATGCACAGCTCAAGATGCTTGTCCGTGGACATGACAGGCAAGTTATCATTTTTGTGAGCTGTCTCAGTGGTAAACAACAAAACCAGAACTGGTATGAACTCCAAACTGGAACAAAATCAGACACCAACCGCTCTGCACTTACTACTGAACTTGACCTAAACACCACTGACTCTTTTTCGGGGTCAAAGTCACTGTCGCTGTCATTATCCATATCTGAGGAGGAGGATTCACTCTCGCTGAAAAACCAAACCTGGACGTTAAAGGCTACGGGAAACAATTGGACACCACCACAGCTTGAGGCCCTTGTCGAGTCCTTTGTTTTACCAAGTTCTGCCAAGAATTTCAACTTCTTTTAGCTAACTTTTGTCCCAAAAGCTGTGAATTCTGGTGATATTTTTGGAACAAATTTGGtcataaagatacatgtaagacaatAGGTGCCTTACTTTAAATTCTTAGCAtctacttgttgttgttttttcttgttaaatggAATAATTCAGTTCTGAATTAGAAGAGAGCAACAGCTCTGTACATGAACTAGTAAATCTTGGACTGAACAGTCTGTAAGTCAACCCCTTTACAGGGACTGAAGCTGTGGTCTCTGTCCAGATTTGGAGGGGGGGGCAGCAGGTCATGATATAACTTACAGTATTTCCCCCTTTGCCTTCCTTTTCTGGATCAAAGTCACTATCGCTGCCGTTGTCCATTTCACCATCTTCCTCGCTGCAACAAAGTTTTGGTTATGACAATTCAATTACAGGGAAGAATTTTACATGCTTGGCCCATCTgacttttcatttatttgttaaaAATCTTATTCTTTTCAATCTTATACGTCAATAATATAGACTACGATCTACAgcaaaaattaccaaattgaatgtagCATGATGTAGCTCTAAATTTAGTTGCTATaccaatacaatacaataaaccggatagtgagttaGTGTGAGTATTACAAAAGCAACTGTTaacgatttgaaaaaaaatgattacaaTATGGACCTTGTTATAGTTATACAtgctgcagtttgaaacaaGATCCCTAGATGGTGCTGCTTTCCAGAAGCACCAAAGACATACAGTCATGTAATGTGTAGAATTATAATTTCCCTCCATGTATGTTACCTGTCGCTCTGGTCCTTCTGAGTTGCCAGTTTGCGTGCCTGTCGGTCCATCAGACTGGTTCTCGTCCGAGTCTTCTTCCAGGAGTAGTAATATTTCACTAGACTGGCAATGGACTTGTCTGGAAGCTACAGAACAAAAGAGTTATACCATCAATATCATAAGTCCCAACTCCCAACCTTACTCAGTTACTGTCAcaattttctattttctgaATGCATTGAATGATGGATTCTAACAGCACTCTTATTTCATGCCACAAAGAGCTGTAATTCTAGTGGATTGAAGCAATAGTAGTAAAACAATGGAAATGCTGATGCCTGATTCGTGATTTGTTTAGTTTGCGGTAGAGAAATGGCTGTAAAACGGCAAACTTCAAAATAccatatttcaagatttacaataCTGGCAGTGCATGCAATGACATTACAGATGCTTATCCTATTTACATGCAGACATTTATATTTTTTACAACTGTTAGTGACATCCATCCAGTTCTGGAAATTCCTACTTTCCAGCATAGGAGTTGATCTTAATATGTACTATATTTTCATATACAACGTACAGTAATATATTGCCAAAAAATACAACCCCGCCTTTTGGCATTCAAGGTGCAGACATTTATTTTGTCGTATTTTATACAATATGATGTGACAAAAGATAATCAATATAACATCTCTATTAATTATTTCTTATTACCTGACGTATGAAGATATCTTAATGCCATGTCTAAAgcaattagcctgggtaccatccggatagtagttcgctcctatgttcgcttctgctatccgtctggagacgtgcgcattcaaaccgtctggtgctaacgtcagttaatgagcgaatcaaggaataggttctagagcgcgCGTTCGATGACAACATGTCCTCCTGCAGACGGagagcttgtccggtgttggaacgcctgttcgaacgatcgcttggaaccattccataattcgctcatatgtggggaccaatcagcgcctgcgtccaaaatttggacgattccagacgtttagatggtccgcgttcccagacggaaacacagagaagcggctgtatatagtgtataatgaatgtcagagctagaagcgactgtatatagtaaataatgaacgccagagcgaactactttccggatggtacccaggctataaagCAATGTGGTgaaatcagttcagttcagttcatcctcatattcaTAAGAGGTGCCACTAATAATATTAGACCATGCATGTGGTGAAATGATACATGTTTATAACAGTTTTAAAATTCTCATATCAATATGTACTTTCAAAAATATCATACTTATAGATGAGGATGATAGTATACGTATAAGAGGATGATATTTCTGAAGATTTATAGAAAGACCTACCATCTGTTGTATACGGATGAAACTTTTTCCGTGGAAGCTGAAGGCTTGTTCAAACAATACTTTGTCTTCTACAGTCCATTCATCTGTCATGATTGGATAAAGTAGTAACATCATCAACAACCACTTTAAGGACATGTGTTTCTCTTTTAGATGGAAGGCTCCTTTCCAATAGATGGATAAATTCATTTAGATGGAAGGCTCCTTTCCAATAGATGGATAAattgaaaaattgaaagaaTTCTGTGATGTAAGAGTTTGacttgaaagacaacaaaaagcaaaattgttacaaaacacaatcagtgAAGTTCAACGACGAACAAGAGACTTTGGTTGCTCAATTGTCACTCAACAGCTACAGCCCCATTGCAGAGGGACAATTCCAAAAATCGTCTATTTTCGACATGcatgttcagggctcgaaatactgggtgcatgtgcacccaggtgcacccaaaattggaactgtgcacccaatttttttcagtgggagCACAGGGTGcccccaaatattttcttaggttcaTGTAGGGAAAGATAtggagtatactagtatacatcatattcttgacatctaagtgtaaggaagataataaaatgtctgtcatgttacttgtttaagaatttgatagcttgtaactaagttttgttattagttttttttttgacattttacttaaatttaagtggtgcacccacaaattttttggtgcacccaattttttaagctgggtgcaccagtgcacctaatccccaaaatgtatttcgagccctgatgttcAATACAAGTATATCGTCAAAACAACAGCTGTAGCTTTGGTCCAATATCTTTAAGTTGTTCCTCCCTTGAACTTTAATCTTAACACTAGGAGGATCTTACCTGGAAATGGGGTGAAGTTGGGCAGGTCTGCCAGAGACTTTTCGATGTTGTGCTTGTGCCAAAACAGCATACCCAGGgcctacatacaaatgtacattcgGTTTTAGGACATTCGCTTAGAAATGAAGTGCAAATTTATGCcatattacaaaaacaaattaataaaaCACAGGGGTTGTGTCATAACAATCTTCCTATATTActtcaaaagtttgtttgtttgtttgtttcaaaagtaCATAATGTTTTTAATTGTACATACCCTACCATACTAAACTTGGTACTACCATGGTAAATATATACTGATATACTAATCAATTACCTGTTCTGTATTGTATCCATGTTTTTCCTTGGCAATATTGATGTATTCATCCACTGTGGGGAAAAAGGAATGTGTTATATGAGTGGACTGAGATATGTTTTCTCTCCAAAATGACATTTGTCTCCCTTTATGATTTTAGGAATATTGCTAAATGTCAAAGATCAGTGCAGCACAATAGCCAACATTGAGTCTGTGATTATACTGATAGTTTCAATATTAGGCTGTCCAAGGAATTCAAAAGTTTCACTCAACCCAAAATCTAATTCAGTTACATTCTATATGTTTCCAATTTACATTTATTGTCATATACGATTGAGCGCAGGACTAGCAATCCTGTCTCGTAAACATTTTCTGCCGCAGAAGCGACAAAATCGAGCTTTGTTAACCAAtacaacagtgttgcgggagggtctaaggtgtataaccaaaccaaaccttgAGAAAATATTAGTTGTCCTTATATGCCCCCTATCCACAAGGCCAAATGACCATCTAATCAATGAGATTCTATTGAAAGTCTTGTGACCTTcccacaatactgtaaatgcagaaactttcacggtggtttaatgtttgcagtttttgcggtggccgcttcaccggaacatttttccatggcagtaagcgACTACAtcgcatggtgctactgcggaCTTAAGAACACTGCAAAAGGTCTTTTTccccgctactgcaaaattaaatccccgcaaatttgaatgcatttacagtatattaagTCCTGGTGGTTACTCGTTGTTACTAGAAGTCTGTAAATATCAATTTACAGGGGAGAAATTATAGTCCCACAAGAGTATTCAATGAATTAAGATTTCATCCTTGTCCTTTTCACTTCCCCAAGGCCGACACACCTTTAATCAATCATATCCCATCTTTTCTAACTCAAAAAAATACCTCTTCTTTTAGATTTACGAAAACGGATACTCTTCTGAAATACAAGACTTCCGCCTAAACACAGACTAGAAAAAAACAGCCCTAATCTGAGGCTTGAAAAAGAGCCAAAGAATATGCTGGTCTTACATTTAGTATCATTGATGTCCATGCATGGGGCCCATACCAACAGTGCATCGTGTCTGAGCTGTGCTGGGTCTTCCTTCATGGACTCTGCAATTGTAAAAACAACATTGTCATCATCTCGTCttgaaagtactgtaaaagcagaaactttcgtggtggtctAATGtacgcggttttcgtggtggcagCTTCACcaccaacttaaaaccaccacaaacatttttccatagcagtaagagactacagtgcatggtgctaccgcgaacttaaattaaaaccaccgcgaaaagtcccaaatttcctgctaccgcgaaattaaatcacgtgaacttacatacatttacagtatcacagaTATTACTTTGTTGTTTAAATAGACgttcaaaaacaaaatcaacaaatcTACATATAATAAATGTAGTCGTACAAATATCAGTTAAACTTAAAGCACAGGATCACAATAACATTGTCAATTCATATATTCATCAGAAGAAGGCAAGGTCTAACAacattatacatacatgtatattacacaGGATAGATACAAAATAGCAAAAACTGCTGATATTCATTCCTAATTTCACATTTAGCCCTTGTTGTATTATTGGGgtttgcaaatatttcaaatgaGCTTATAAATATTTTCAAGTCATATAACTTATAACTGATAGGGTTGGGAAATTGAAAGGAAAACCATATATCTTGCATTTGTCAGCAAATATTAGCAGGATGCAAAGGTTCAGAGTCTTATCTAACCAATCTCTAGGAAACCTTAAGTTGTACAAGAGGTGATTTTCTCCAACACTAACAATATTTTAAAGAAATCTGGATGGTTAACTATTCCTGTTGTATAGTTATTATCAGCAAATAATTCACATCAAGGTCATGTGATCAGCTATTTCTGAGAACCAAATATAGGGTGAACCTATAGACATTGGCATAAGCCTCTGTCATTGACAAATAGCTTTGGGCAGGTTTAAAACACAGTGTTGGATTTCTCTACAACCACAACATTGATTTCTGTCCGCTTTTATCAcgtaggagggtctgcatgctcttttacgtaaggcgtaggcagcctattttatttcccgtaattcgtagggaaaaccatcttatctacgtaattcgtagcgaggcgaccaactttagcgtaattgccttccttgatttagcgtaatacgtagggggctCTTCTGAATTCAACGTAAACCGTTGTcgagaccccccatgcagaccctcacgtAGGGAGAAAAGATCTAAATATATCCCACTCTTAAATTATTTCGTAGATCAACAGATTTTATACATATCTTCATCTATTCATATTAAGCACATTTATTAAAATCGTAATCGAaatgtttctgcttcttctttatttcttcttctcctgtcacaaTCTCTAAGGGGATTTATCTCCATCGTTCCAGGGCCGaatgacctgacatttggcACAAGGACAGAGTGGACCATTACCCccagatgtttttttctgtcttttggtAGTTCGTTGCCTTGAAGTTTTTTAGCCATTTTCTGACgcaaactgcacatttttgcccatGCAATGCACTATCATGCCAAATGTCATGTCCATGAGATACTTACAAAAAGAACctcattatcatttttggcgGGGGGTCTCTATTTTCAATGTCCGCCGTTTTCAAGCATTTAAATATATGGTAAATGACAGAGCAAATGTTGCCATGCCAGACATGTGTGGGACCAGGTGTGAGTAGTTGCTAATTGAATCCATATGGCGCAGCCAATCGGCGCGCAACATTTAGTATAAGTGATGGCCTGGTTAGTCAACTCGGGTACAGCCAATGGGGAAGGGTCTTTCAAATTACCCAGCTTgctctaattaatattcatgaacacCCATCGCGAACGTCATGCTCTGAATGTGGGTATTGTCAAAATCTGCTCCATTTAATTATGAACACAGCTCCGAGAAAAGGGAGTGTGAAGACATCATTCTCAGTGGTATTGCCATCAGAGCGTGTGCAAACTGGCAGAAATCTGGACGCCACCACAAGAAGCGATAGGAACATTTTTGAATGGATTTAATCCTATTAAGTGCAGCATTCACCATAATGCCTGTTCACAATGAAGCCGATACACGCCATAATGagatagcaacaaaacaagacgGGTACAAAAATAAGCTggcaaatttttaaaatagaCACCAATCCATAAACATCCTAACACGATttcaagtgacaaaacgtggcatcacaactaacaaggcattcttTCCTGTATCAAActcaaagaagtgaactagtgtagtaaaagtgataccagtgtggtacactggtatcacttgctaagc is a genomic window containing:
- the LOC118416743 gene encoding REST corepressor 3-like isoform X7; the encoded protein is MGLLVYPSATDYSDVESRPADVARSNKVENFIVSSAISGHFSRTEKADIRVVPSSGATMVGRNVDILSPRTRGDAPSGASNGHVSDDSSSDEEHEAGMRVGQDYQASIPEWNPESMKEDPAQLRHDALLVWAPCMDINDTKLDEYINIAKEKHGYNTEQALGMLFWHKHNIEKSLADLPNFTPFPDEWTVEDKVLFEQAFSFHGKSFIRIQQMLPDKSIASLVKYYYSWKKTRTRTSLMDRQARKLATQKDQSDSESESSSSDMDNDSDSDFDPEKESVVFRSSSVNNGKESGACANCQTTSSHLHSTPKGSVCNSCYQYWRRTGVMRAGGPMKSEMSMKTSRHMPLRGRRKAPRGMYMNQEDLLAISASPTAAEALLRQLDTELVSSKRQVQQNKQQLSMSSQLKFTTGSIDEFRPPESNQRIKAQWTNQELLLAVQGVRKYGKDFQAIAEVVGNKTVSQCKNFFVNYRRRFNLQQVYDEWEAEQGEDVVRRQNRDNSRSSSPASRDSKDSSKEDEDSRDDDVQITAVSSPSVAPTIQAASAAAAAPNVASVPPPLMRPRQPTPTAAPVHRPPPPLQQQARFVPSGARPILQQPPPLIRPSQPAAMARSRPPVVTAPPQLVGGQPHSTQ
- the LOC118416743 gene encoding REST corepressor 3-like isoform X11, translating into MTVVKSPPKAKRSQFAEAGMRVGQDYQASIPEWNPESMKEDPAQLRHDALLVWAPCMDINDTKLDEYINIAKEKHGYNTEQALGMLFWHKHNIEKSLADLPNFTPFPDEWTVEDKVLFEQAFSFHGKSFIRIQQMLPDKSIASLVKYYYSWKKTRTRTSLMDRQARKLATQKDQSDSEEDGEMDNGSDSDFDPEKEGKGGNTNNGKESGACANCQTTSSHLHSTPKGSVCNSCYQYWRYGGFLPSRRTGVMRAGGPMKSEMSMKTSRHMPLRGRRKAPRGMYMNQEDLLAISASPTAAEALLRQLDTELVSSKRQVQQNKQQLSMSSQLKFTTGSIDEFRPPESNQRIKAQWTNQELLLAVQGVRKYGKDFQAIAEVVGNKTVSQCKNFFVNYRRRFNLQQVYDEWEAEQGEDVVRRQNRDNSRSSSPASRDSKDSSKEDEDSRDDDVQITAVSSPSVAPTIQAASAAAAAPNVASVPPPLMRPRQPTPTAAPVHRPPPPLQQQARFVPSGARPILQQPPPLIRPSQPAAMARSRPPVVTAPPQLVGGQPHSTQ
- the LOC118416743 gene encoding REST corepressor 3-like isoform X10; translated protein: MTVVKSPPKAKRSQFAEAGMRVGQDYQASIPEWNPESMKEDPAQLRHDALLVWAPCMDINDTKLDEYINIAKEKHGYNTEQALGMLFWHKHNIEKSLADLPNFTPFPDEWTVEDKVLFEQAFSFHGKSFIRIQQMLPDKSIASLVKYYYSWKKTRTRTSLMDRQARKLATQKDQSDSEEDGEMDNGSDSDFDPEKEGKGGNTNNGKESGACANCQTTSSHLHSTPKGSVCNSCYQYWRYGGFLPSRTQVVQRTPNYGMRTGVMRAGGPMKSEMSMKTSRHMPLRGRRKAPRGMYMNQEDLLAISASPTAAEALLRQLDTELVSSKRQVQQNKQQLSMSSQLKFTTGSIDEFRPPESNQRIKAQWTNQELLLAVQGVRKYGKDFQAIAEVVGNKTVSQCKNFFVNYRRRFNLQQVYDEWEAEQGEDVVRRQNRDNSRSSSPASRDSKDSSKEDEDSRDDDVQITAVSSPSVAPTIQAASAAAAAPNVASVPPPLMRPRQPTPTAAPVHRPPPPLQQQARFVPSGARPILQQPPPLIRPSQPAAMARSRPPVVTAPPQLVGGQPHSTQ
- the LOC118416743 gene encoding REST corepressor 1-like isoform X9, which gives rise to MTVVKSPPKAKRSQFAEAGMRVGQDYQASIPEWNPESMKEDPAQLRHDALLVWAPCMDINDTKLDEYINIAKEKHGYNTEQALGMLFWHKHNIEKSLADLPNFTPFPDEWTVEDKVLFEQAFSFHGKSFIRIQQMLPDKSIASLVKYYYSWKKTRTRTSLMDRQARKLATQKDQSDSESESSSSDMDNDSDSDFDPEKESVVFRSSSVNNGKESGACANCQTTSSHLHSTPKGSVCNSCYQYWRYGGFLPSRTQVVQRTPNYGMRTGVMRAGGPMKSEMSMKTSRHMPLRGRRKAPRGMYMNQEDLLAISASPTAAEALLRQLDTELVSSKRQVQQNKQQLSMSSQLKFTTGSIDEFRPPESNQRIKAQWTNQELLLAVQGVRKYGKDFQAIAEVVGNKTVSQCKNFFVNYRRRFNLQQVYDEWEAEQGEDVVRRQNRDNSRSSSPASRDSKDSSKEDEDSRDDDVQITAVSSPSVAPTIQAASAAAAAPNVASVPPPLMRPRQPTPTAAPVHRPPPPLQQQARFVPSGARPILQQPPPLIRPSQPAAMARSRPPVVTAPPQLVGGQPHSTQ